A genomic window from Peromyscus maniculatus bairdii isolate BWxNUB_F1_BW_parent chromosome 1, HU_Pman_BW_mat_3.1, whole genome shotgun sequence includes:
- the LOC102923023 gene encoding uncharacterized protein LOC102923023 isoform X1, with the protein MASDSTVDLRDLFCSWEEDRKLVLRGWSLVFISLATLLVFSMVDGQMAYVQGPYTGFIGLWIDCRRHKCANAGQVTVYIHMSKGFMFLALALCLILLPTMFLSFRPVCRRLNKIDYIFSFFSTGIGLLILLSLMLFVINCNRLPLRPQVSYLLVFYLCWCASVLMLWAGTLSFLNQVRRGSYSSPIMERRVSYFRWALRHQSQQQSNLDQSSESIQKQSAATSQDTAKSRQPDASTSVPVTPSPSDLP; encoded by the exons GTGACCTGTTCTGTTCCTGGGAGGAGGACCGAAAGTTGGTCCTGCGTGGCTGGTCCCTCGTCTTCATCTCCCTGGCAACCTTGTTGGTGTTCAGCATGGTGGATGGGCAGATGGCCTATGTGCAAGGTCCGTACACTGGCTTCATCGGCCTCTGGATTGACTGCAGGAGGCACAAGTGTGCCAACGCGGGCCAAGTCACTG TTTACATTCACATGAGCAAGGGCTTCATGTTTCTGGCCCTGGCACTGTGCCTCATTCTCCTGCCCACCATGTTCCTCTCCTTCCGACCAGTCTGCCGCCGCTTGAACAAGATTGACTACATCTTCAGTTTCTTCAGCACTGGCATCG GGCTCCTGATTCTCCTCAGCCTGATGCTCTTTGTCATCAACTGCAATAGGCTGCCCCTGAGGCCACAGGTATCCTACCTGCTGGTCTTCTACCTGTGCTGGTGCGCCAGCGTCCTGATGCTGTGGGCCG GAACTCTATCCTTCCTCAACCAAGTGCGGAGGGGGAGCTACAGTTCGCCTATCATGGAGCGGAGGGTCAGCTACTTCCGTTGGGCCTTGAGACACCAATCCCAGCAGCAGTCCAATTTGGACCAGAGCTCGGAGTCCATCCAGAAGCAGTCTGCTGCAACTTCTCAGGACACTGCGAAGTCCCGGCAGCCAGATGCCTCCACCTCTGTCCCTGTGACTCCGTCACCATCAGACCTCCCTTGA
- the LOC102923023 gene encoding uncharacterized protein LOC102923023 isoform X4 → MASDSTVDLRDLFCSWEEDRKLVLRGWSLVFISLATLLVFSMVDGQMAYVQGPYTGFIGLWIDCRRHKCANAGQVTVYIHMSKGFMFLALALCLILLPTMFLSFRPVCRRLNKIDYIFSFFSTGIGTLSFLNQVRRGSYSSPIMERRVSYFRWALRHQSQQQSNLDQSSESIQKQSAATSQDTAKSRQPDASTSVPVTPSPSDLP, encoded by the exons GTGACCTGTTCTGTTCCTGGGAGGAGGACCGAAAGTTGGTCCTGCGTGGCTGGTCCCTCGTCTTCATCTCCCTGGCAACCTTGTTGGTGTTCAGCATGGTGGATGGGCAGATGGCCTATGTGCAAGGTCCGTACACTGGCTTCATCGGCCTCTGGATTGACTGCAGGAGGCACAAGTGTGCCAACGCGGGCCAAGTCACTG TTTACATTCACATGAGCAAGGGCTTCATGTTTCTGGCCCTGGCACTGTGCCTCATTCTCCTGCCCACCATGTTCCTCTCCTTCCGACCAGTCTGCCGCCGCTTGAACAAGATTGACTACATCTTCAGTTTCTTCAGCACTGGCATCG GAACTCTATCCTTCCTCAACCAAGTGCGGAGGGGGAGCTACAGTTCGCCTATCATGGAGCGGAGGGTCAGCTACTTCCGTTGGGCCTTGAGACACCAATCCCAGCAGCAGTCCAATTTGGACCAGAGCTCGGAGTCCATCCAGAAGCAGTCTGCTGCAACTTCTCAGGACACTGCGAAGTCCCGGCAGCCAGATGCCTCCACCTCTGTCCCTGTGACTCCGTCACCATCAGACCTCCCTTGA
- the LOC102923023 gene encoding uncharacterized protein LOC102923023 isoform X2 codes for MASDSTVDLRDLFCSWEEDRKLVLRGWSLVFISLATLLVFSMVDGQMAYVQGPYTGFIGLWIDCRRHKCANAGQVTVYIHMSKGFMFLALALCLILLPTMFLSFRPVCRRLNKIDYIFSFFSTGIGLLILLSLMLFVINCNRLPLRPQVSYLLVFYLCWCASVLMLWAVRRGSYSSPIMERRVSYFRWALRHQSQQQSNLDQSSESIQKQSAATSQDTAKSRQPDASTSVPVTPSPSDLP; via the exons GTGACCTGTTCTGTTCCTGGGAGGAGGACCGAAAGTTGGTCCTGCGTGGCTGGTCCCTCGTCTTCATCTCCCTGGCAACCTTGTTGGTGTTCAGCATGGTGGATGGGCAGATGGCCTATGTGCAAGGTCCGTACACTGGCTTCATCGGCCTCTGGATTGACTGCAGGAGGCACAAGTGTGCCAACGCGGGCCAAGTCACTG TTTACATTCACATGAGCAAGGGCTTCATGTTTCTGGCCCTGGCACTGTGCCTCATTCTCCTGCCCACCATGTTCCTCTCCTTCCGACCAGTCTGCCGCCGCTTGAACAAGATTGACTACATCTTCAGTTTCTTCAGCACTGGCATCG GGCTCCTGATTCTCCTCAGCCTGATGCTCTTTGTCATCAACTGCAATAGGCTGCCCCTGAGGCCACAGGTATCCTACCTGCTGGTCTTCTACCTGTGCTGGTGCGCCAGCGTCCTGATGCTGTGGGCCG TGCGGAGGGGGAGCTACAGTTCGCCTATCATGGAGCGGAGGGTCAGCTACTTCCGTTGGGCCTTGAGACACCAATCCCAGCAGCAGTCCAATTTGGACCAGAGCTCGGAGTCCATCCAGAAGCAGTCTGCTGCAACTTCTCAGGACACTGCGAAGTCCCGGCAGCCAGATGCCTCCACCTCTGTCCCTGTGACTCCGTCACCATCAGACCTCCCTTGA
- the LOC102923023 gene encoding uncharacterized protein LOC102923023 isoform X3, which translates to MVDGQMAYVQGPYTGFIGLWIDCRRHKCANAGQVTVYIHMSKGFMFLALALCLILLPTMFLSFRPVCRRLNKIDYIFSFFSTGIGLLILLSLMLFVINCNRLPLRPQVSYLLVFYLCWCASVLMLWAGTLSFLNQVRRGSYSSPIMERRVSYFRWALRHQSQQQSNLDQSSESIQKQSAATSQDTAKSRQPDASTSVPVTPSPSDLP; encoded by the exons ATGGTGGATGGGCAGATGGCCTATGTGCAAGGTCCGTACACTGGCTTCATCGGCCTCTGGATTGACTGCAGGAGGCACAAGTGTGCCAACGCGGGCCAAGTCACTG TTTACATTCACATGAGCAAGGGCTTCATGTTTCTGGCCCTGGCACTGTGCCTCATTCTCCTGCCCACCATGTTCCTCTCCTTCCGACCAGTCTGCCGCCGCTTGAACAAGATTGACTACATCTTCAGTTTCTTCAGCACTGGCATCG GGCTCCTGATTCTCCTCAGCCTGATGCTCTTTGTCATCAACTGCAATAGGCTGCCCCTGAGGCCACAGGTATCCTACCTGCTGGTCTTCTACCTGTGCTGGTGCGCCAGCGTCCTGATGCTGTGGGCCG GAACTCTATCCTTCCTCAACCAAGTGCGGAGGGGGAGCTACAGTTCGCCTATCATGGAGCGGAGGGTCAGCTACTTCCGTTGGGCCTTGAGACACCAATCCCAGCAGCAGTCCAATTTGGACCAGAGCTCGGAGTCCATCCAGAAGCAGTCTGCTGCAACTTCTCAGGACACTGCGAAGTCCCGGCAGCCAGATGCCTCCACCTCTGTCCCTGTGACTCCGTCACCATCAGACCTCCCTTGA
- the LOC102922717 gene encoding kallikrein-1, with product MWFLILFLALALGGTGAAPPMQSRIIGGSNCEKNSQPWQAAVYHYTAFQCGGILVDPSWVLTAAHCYNDEYQVWLGRNNLFEDEASAQHRFVSKSFLHPDFNLDLLKNTTQNQEKDFSNDLMLLRLAQPAEITDSVKVISLPSEEPTLGSTCLASGWGSTEPINFEYPDDLQCVDLELLPNENCAEAHIYLVTDSMLCAGDMEGGKDTCVGDSGGPLICDGVLQGVTSWGPAPCGEPKKPGIYTKVIDFIPWMKEVMEENSE from the exons GTGCTGCGCCTCCCATGCAATCTCGGATCATCGGAGGATCTAACTGTGAGAAGAACTCCCAGCCCTGGCAGGCGGCTGTGTACCACTACACCGCTTTCCAATGCGGGGGCATTCTGGTGGACCCCAGCTGGGTGCTCACGGCCGCCCACTGCTACAATGA cGAGTACCAGGTTTGGCTGGGCCGCAACAACCTCTTTGAGGATGAAGCCTCAGCTCAACACCGGTTTGTCAGTAAAAGCTTCCTTCACCCTGACTTCAACCTGGACCTCCTGAAGAACACCACCCAAAACCAGGAGAAAGACTTCAGCAATGACCTGATGCTGCTTCGCCTGGCCCAGCCCGCTGAAATCACCGATTCTGTGAAGGTCATCAGCCTGCCCTCCGAGGAACCCACGCTGGGGAGCACCTGCCTTGCCTCAGGCTGGGGCAGCACTGAACCCATCAATT TCGAATACCCGGATGACCTCCAATGCGTGGACCTCGAGCTCCTGCCTAATGAGAACTGTGCCGAAGCCCACATCTATCTGGTGACAGACTCCATGCTGTGTGCAGgagacatggaaggaggaaaagacacTTGTGTG GGTGACTCAGGGGGCCCACTGATATGTGACGGTGTACTCCAGGGTGTCACGTCATGGGGCCCTGCCCCATGTGGCGAACCCAAGAAGCCGGGCATCTACACTAAAGTTATTGATTTCATTCCCTGGATGAAAGAAGTTATGGAGGAAAACTCTGAGTGA